In Phlebotomus papatasi isolate M1 chromosome 1, Ppap_2.1, whole genome shotgun sequence, the following proteins share a genomic window:
- the LOC129810068 gene encoding 60S ribosomal export protein NMD3 — translation MEAEPGEICTEIDSSESKILCCECGIAIVPNPANMCVGCLRTHVDITEGIPKQAVLQFCRNCERYLQPPSEWVQCSLESRELLAVCLKRLKGLKEVKLIDAGFIWTEPHSKRLKVKLTVQGEVLGGAVLQQIFVVEYTVNNQMCDDCHRTEAKDFWRCVVQIRQRSENKKTFYYLEQLILKHRVHENTLGIKPMHGGLDMYYANDSHARRMVDFLHTMLPVKTSTSKRLISHDIHSNSYNYKYTFAVDIVPVSKDSLVCLSKKMQQQLGSISALCLVSRVANTIHLIDPLSTQLAELNSTVYYRNPFEPICNPKSLQEYIVMNIEVIPDRNKPSFPGQGKISHKHLLCDVWLVKAAELGLNDNTIHTRSHLGHILKPSDTVLGYNLEDANINDDNFEKLDKTRVPDVIIVKKSYGDSSDRINSRRWKLKHIPDYSANMDTDTKEYHEFLDDLEEDPAYRQHVNIYKDPSKMIPVDTNDMDDPSIPRITLEEMLDDLALDDVDME, via the exons ATGGAAGCAGAACCTGGTGAAATATGCACGGAAATTGATTCATCAGAGTCCAAGAT ATTATGCTGCGAATGTGGCATTGCCATTGTTCCCAATCCGGCTAACATGTGCGTAGGATGTCTCCGGACACACGTGGACATCACCGAAGGGATTCCCAAGCAGGCAGTCCTGCAGTTCTGTCGGAATTGTGAGAGATACCTTCAGCCACCGAGTGAATGGGTTCAGTGTTCATTGGAATCCAGGGAACTCCTAGCCGTTTGCCTGAAGCGCCTGAAAGGTCTCAAGGAGGTCAAACTCATCGATGCTGGATTTATCTGGACAGAACCCCATTCGAAGCGCCTAAAGGTAAAGTTAACAGTTCAGGGGGAAGTTTTAGGAGGGGCAGTCCTTCAGCAAATTTTCGTAGTCGAGTACACAGTAAACAATCAGATGTGCGATGATTGTCACCGGACAGAAGCCAAAGACTTCTGGAGGTGCGTTGTGCAGATCAGACAGAGGTCAGAGAACAAAAAAACCTTCTACTACCTCGAGCAACTGATCCTCAAGCACAGAGTCCATGAAAATACCCTCGGGATTAAGCCAATGCACGGTGGACTCGATATGTACTATGCCAATGACAGCCACGCCCGAAGAATGGTCGATTTCCTGCACACAATGCTCCCGGTGAAAACCTCAACGTCCAAGAGGCTAATCTCTCACGATATTCACAGCAATAGCTACAACTACAAGTACACCTTTGCCGTGGACATTGTCCCCGTGTCCAAAGACAGTTTGGTGTGCCTCTCGAAAAAGATGCAGCAGCAACTGGGAAGTATCTCTGCCCTGTGCCTCGTGAGCAGAGTAGCCAATACCATTCACTTAATCGATCCCCTTTCGACCCAATTAGCCGAACTCAATAGCACAGTCTACTACCGAAATCCCTTTGAGCCCATTTGCAATCCCAAATCCCTCCAGGAATACATTGTCATGAACATTGAAGTCATCCCAGATAGGAACAAACCCTCATTTCCCGGTCAAGGAAAAATTTCCCACAAGCATCTTCTCTGTGACGTCTGGCTGGTCAAGGCTGCCGAACTAGGACTCAATGACAACACAATCCACACGAGATCTCATCTCGGTCACATCCTAAAACCCAGCGACACAGTCCTAGGATACAATCTCGAAGATGCCAACATCAACGATGACAACTTCGAAAAATTGGACAAAACCCGCGTCCCCGATGTGATCATCGTCAAGAAATCCTACGGAGATTCCAGTGACAGAATCAATTCCCGCAGATGGAAGCTAAAACACATCCCCGACTACTCCGCCAACATGGATACCGACACCAAGGAATACCATGAATTCCTAGATGACCTAGAAGAAGACCCTGCCTATCGCCAACACGTCAATATCTACAAAGACCCCAGTAAAATGATACCAGTGGACACCAACGACATGGACGATCCATCAATTCCAAGGATAACCCTCGAAGAGATGCTAGATGATCTGGCGCTGGATGATGTTGACATGGAATAA